One genomic region from Anabaena sp. PCC 7108 encodes:
- a CDS encoding DUF2231 domain-containing protein, with translation METTETTSTPFPHVPPIIESDDREYQDSGVPSTVAIAGHPLHPLSIIFPIAFLATALGSDFGYWLTRDFFWARASLWLIGLGLVTGMIASLIGMSDFLQIERVRKRTAGWAHLILNISILVFTTINFILRLGDPEGSILPGGLILSLIVGTLTSITGWFGAELSYRHKIGVVGAGSQKYP, from the coding sequence ATGGAAACTACAGAAACAACTTCTACACCGTTCCCTCATGTCCCACCAATTATTGAAAGCGACGATAGAGAGTATCAAGATAGTGGTGTACCCAGCACAGTAGCGATCGCTGGACATCCCTTACACCCTCTAAGTATAATCTTTCCTATTGCCTTTTTAGCTACCGCCCTAGGCAGTGACTTCGGCTATTGGTTAACTCGTGATTTTTTCTGGGCTAGGGCTTCGCTATGGTTAATTGGACTGGGATTAGTAACTGGGATGATCGCTTCACTAATTGGGATGAGCGATTTTTTGCAAATCGAACGAGTTCGCAAACGCACCGCAGGCTGGGCGCACTTGATTCTTAACATTTCTATCCTAGTGTTCACAACCATCAACTTTATCCTCCGCTTAGGAGATCCAGAGGGGAGTATCTTACCAGGGGGACTGATCCTCTCCCTGATTGTAGGGACATTAACTAGCATTACTGGCTGGTTTGGTGCAGAACTCTCCTATCGTCATAAAATTGGCGTTGTGGGTGCCGGTAGTCAAAAATATCCATAA
- a CDS encoding phosphotransacetylase family protein, translating to MPKSAKYLLIGSIETYSGKSATVLGLSHQLQQKGLDIAYGKPLGTCFNASAGTILEEDVQFIKHSLKLPENRVAQTLLALNEISVQKRLCGEDTTNYQQSLVQQYLQIPRGDLVLLEGAGDLSEGYLFGLSLLQVAEVLDADVLLVHRYKSLLSAEALLSAKQLVGDRLIGVVINEVPAEQLEVGNNLFRPFLEQQGIPVLAMLPKSDLLGSVSVGELVKQLNAEVLCRSDRLDLLVETLAIGAMNVNSAVKYFRKRRNKAVVTGGDRVEIQQAALETSTQCLILTGKLPPPAFILNRAEELEIPILSVDLDTLTTVEIVDRTFGQVRVHEPLKVECICQLMSEHFDIDRLLSQLGLNPAPALS from the coding sequence GTGCCAAAATCTGCTAAATATTTGCTGATTGGATCAATAGAAACTTACAGTGGTAAATCCGCAACAGTTCTAGGTTTGTCTCATCAGTTACAGCAAAAAGGACTGGATATAGCCTACGGCAAACCCCTAGGTACTTGTTTCAATGCTTCTGCTGGAACCATACTCGAAGAGGATGTTCAGTTTATTAAGCATAGCCTGAAACTGCCGGAAAATCGCGTTGCTCAGACTTTATTAGCCTTGAATGAAATTAGTGTCCAAAAACGCTTATGTGGTGAGGATACAACTAATTATCAGCAGTCTCTAGTGCAGCAATATTTACAAATACCGCGTGGTGATTTGGTGCTGTTAGAAGGTGCTGGTGATTTGTCAGAAGGCTATTTATTTGGCTTGTCTTTGCTGCAAGTAGCGGAAGTCTTGGATGCTGATGTACTTTTGGTACATCGTTATAAATCTCTGCTCTCTGCTGAAGCTCTGTTGTCTGCCAAGCAGCTCGTAGGAGACCGGTTGATTGGTGTTGTGATCAATGAAGTTCCTGCCGAGCAATTAGAAGTAGGTAACAATCTCTTCCGCCCATTTTTGGAACAGCAGGGGATTCCTGTACTAGCAATGTTGCCAAAAAGCGACCTGCTGGGCAGCGTCAGCGTCGGTGAACTGGTAAAACAGTTAAATGCGGAAGTTCTCTGTCGTAGCGATCGCTTAGATCTATTGGTGGAAACTCTGGCAATTGGCGCAATGAATGTCAATTCGGCAGTCAAGTATTTCCGCAAACGCCGCAATAAGGCAGTTGTTACAGGGGGCGATCGCGTAGAAATTCAGCAAGCTGCTTTAGAAACTTCGACTCAATGCCTTATCCTCACCGGAAAATTACCACCTCCCGCCTTTATTCTCAATCGCGCTGAAGAATTAGAAATCCCGATTTTATCTGTTGACCTCGACACCCTTACCACAGTGGAAATTGTTGACCGCACTTTTGGTCAAGTCCGTGTCCATGAACCTCTGAAAGTAGAGTGTATTTGTCAATTAATGTCCGAACATTTTGACATTGACCGTTTGTTATCTCAACTAGGATTAAACCCAGCACCGGCTTTGTCATAG
- a CDS encoding sensor histidine kinase KdpD has protein sequence MYEWILPSLREVLAQSQSSMAACSSAKAEQQWRISLAATEHLLLNTLAITAPDITQGLVLTAPSPLFSQPKLTQSLRTVTFTAKPFNPLALMPFHVSPAMGGSAVPEAMSSVGNPMGVIGYGYEPDEINPDESILPLLPADPLGSERFCLVFTEKFRLVLVLSEHKSGKKEFLFSFDPEVVQQAWRSLGARVMLTNPELFADLDVLVEKYAPVAPNYHTIIQFSQLLLQELAEPETDKVTHIPLISSSQHIPVSSSAKPSSRPDVELLQAFAHEVRTPLTTIRTLTRLLLKRKDLPNTVINRLGVIDHECTEQIDRMELLFKAAELETCATAKSAKTQLTPMSLDQVLQQSIPRWQQAATRRNLTLDVALPQQLPTVVSNPAMLDRVLTGLMENFTRSLPPGSSIQVQVIPAGNQLKLQLSPQLDCHNTTRTATFPIRKSLGQLLMFQPETGTISLNIAATKHLFQAIGGKLIVRQNPQCGEVLTIFLPLEVTVKEKLVTN, from the coding sequence GTGTACGAATGGATCTTGCCAAGTTTGAGAGAAGTTTTAGCCCAAAGCCAATCAAGTATGGCTGCTTGTTCATCTGCCAAAGCAGAGCAGCAATGGCGCATTAGTTTGGCAGCCACAGAGCATTTACTACTCAATACTTTAGCAATAACTGCGCCTGACATCACTCAGGGTTTAGTTTTAACTGCACCATCACCCTTATTTAGTCAACCAAAACTCACTCAAAGTTTACGAACAGTCACTTTTACCGCAAAACCTTTTAATCCCTTAGCTTTGATGCCATTTCACGTTTCACCAGCCATGGGAGGGAGTGCAGTACCAGAAGCGATGTCTTCTGTCGGTAACCCTATGGGAGTGATAGGCTACGGCTACGAACCGGATGAAATCAATCCTGATGAATCTATCTTACCTTTATTACCTGCTGATCCTCTGGGATCAGAGCGGTTTTGCTTGGTATTCACAGAAAAATTTAGATTAGTTCTGGTTTTGTCAGAACACAAAAGCGGTAAAAAAGAATTTTTATTTTCCTTTGACCCAGAGGTAGTGCAACAAGCTTGGAGATCGCTTGGCGCTAGGGTAATGTTGACTAATCCAGAATTATTTGCTGATTTGGATGTTTTAGTCGAAAAATATGCCCCAGTTGCACCAAACTATCACACCATAATTCAATTTAGTCAGTTGCTGCTTCAGGAATTAGCAGAGCCAGAAACGGATAAAGTCACACATATTCCTCTTATTTCCTCATCTCAGCATATTCCTGTTTCCTCGTCAGCAAAACCATCTTCTCGTCCCGATGTAGAATTACTGCAAGCTTTTGCTCACGAAGTCCGCACTCCACTAACAACAATTCGCACTTTGACCCGTTTGTTACTCAAGCGCAAGGATTTACCCAATACTGTAATTAATCGCTTAGGAGTTATTGATCACGAATGTACGGAGCAAATAGATCGCATGGAGTTGCTGTTTAAAGCAGCCGAATTAGAAACTTGTGCTACAGCTAAATCTGCAAAAACACAACTAACGCCCATGTCTCTAGATCAAGTATTGCAGCAAAGTATCCCTCGTTGGCAACAAGCCGCAACTCGACGAAATTTAACTTTAGATGTGGCTTTACCTCAGCAATTGCCAACGGTGGTCAGTAATCCCGCTATGCTAGATCGAGTACTGACTGGCTTAATGGAAAATTTTACCCGCAGTTTACCTCCCGGTAGTTCTATTCAAGTTCAGGTGATTCCCGCAGGTAATCAACTCAAGCTACAATTATCCCCACAACTGGATTGTCACAATACAACCAGAACTGCAACATTCCCTATTCGTAAATCTCTAGGTCAATTATTAATGTTCCAACCGGAAACAGGAACGATTAGCTTAAATATAGCAGCAACTAAGCATCTGTTTCAGGCGATTGGTGGTAAGTTAATTGTGCGTCAGAATCCTCAATGTGGAGAAGTGTTGACGATTTTTTTACCTTTGGAAGTTACCGTTAAAGAAAAACTAGTAACTAATTGA
- a CDS encoding DUF167 domain-containing protein produces the protein MQKKVKVKPNSKQQKILEQEDGSLIVNLKSPPVDGKANEELIKLLAEKFDVPKSYIRIKTGLSSRQKIVEIDDL, from the coding sequence ATGCAAAAAAAAGTCAAAGTTAAACCAAATTCCAAACAACAGAAAATTTTAGAACAAGAAGATGGCAGTTTAATTGTAAATTTAAAATCACCACCAGTTGATGGTAAAGCCAATGAAGAGTTAATTAAGCTTTTGGCAGAAAAGTTTGATGTACCTAAATCCTATATCAGAATTAAGACTGGTTTATCATCTCGGCAAAAAATCGTAGAAATTGATGATCTATAA
- a CDS encoding MAPEG family protein has protein sequence MSILQLPIPEIFLYSIAAAAILIYAPFLLVAYARAQIGYDISAPRAMFDKLPLYAQRATWAHQNSFEAFMIFVAAALMAYVTGVDSSMGAMAAIAFITARLLYSIFYILNIPLLRSLMFGIGSFSSATLFYLSIMQQG, from the coding sequence ATGTCTATATTACAACTGCCCATACCTGAGATTTTTTTGTACTCTATTGCAGCAGCTGCTATTCTCATCTATGCCCCTTTTTTGTTGGTAGCTTATGCCAGGGCGCAAATTGGGTATGATATTTCTGCTCCTCGTGCCATGTTTGATAAATTGCCACTTTATGCTCAAAGAGCTACCTGGGCGCACCAAAACTCCTTTGAGGCGTTTATGATTTTTGTAGCCGCAGCACTAATGGCCTATGTCACAGGGGTGGATTCTTCTATGGGGGCGATGGCAGCGATCGCTTTTATCACCGCTCGGTTGCTATACTCTATTTTTTATATTTTGAATATACCTCTTTTGCGATCGCTCATGTTTGGTATTGGCTCTTTTAGCTCTGCAACCCTCTTCTACTTGAGTATCATGCAACAGGGGTAA
- a CDS encoding tetratricopeptide repeat protein codes for MDHHSFLASGSQQNQRGNSVNKNTLYTQITRAKRHKESELENTYLRSCALKLAQQGDYIEAIALLSELINSYPDNAVNYNNRGLIYFQSGDSQKALRDYNTAMQLNPKLASAYNNRANYYAAGGELVAALTDYDQALDLNPRHVRAWINRGITLRDLSQYAEAIDNFEMVLLFGQLQGNIWAERGRTYHLWGDWNCAIADYYRSLSHLNSLDNNHDISVYRLRLQLENWLNELLNPYLN; via the coding sequence ATGGATCATCACTCCTTTCTAGCTTCTGGTAGTCAACAAAATCAACGTGGCAATAGTGTTAATAAAAATACTTTATATACGCAAATTACCAGAGCAAAACGTCACAAGGAATCGGAGCTAGAAAATACTTACTTACGCTCTTGTGCTTTAAAGTTAGCTCAACAAGGAGATTACATTGAAGCGATCGCTTTGTTAAGCGAACTTATCAACAGTTATCCCGACAATGCAGTTAATTACAATAACCGAGGGCTGATTTATTTTCAAAGTGGGGATTCTCAAAAAGCTCTGCGTGACTACAACACAGCAATGCAACTCAATCCCAAGTTAGCTAGTGCTTATAATAACCGGGCTAATTACTATGCTGCTGGTGGGGAGTTAGTAGCAGCACTAACTGACTACGATCAAGCCCTAGATTTGAATCCCCGTCATGTTCGTGCTTGGATTAACAGAGGCATTACTTTGCGTGATTTGTCGCAGTACGCGGAGGCAATTGATAATTTTGAGATGGTACTACTGTTTGGCCAGCTACAAGGTAATATTTGGGCTGAACGGGGTAGAACTTATCATCTTTGGGGTGACTGGAATTGTGCGATCGCTGATTATTACAGATCCCTTTCACATCTAAACTCCCTCGATAATAATCATGATATTTCTGTTTACCGTCTACGGTTACAACTAGAAAACTGGTTAAACGAGTTACTGAATCCTTATTTAAACTAA
- a CDS encoding YajQ family cyclic di-GMP-binding protein, with protein MASTFSFDIVSDFDRQELVNAIDQVVRDIKSRYDLKDTQTTVELAEDKITISTDSDMTLESVHSTLREKAAKRNLSQKIFDFGKVESASGNRIRQEITLKKGISQEIAKQISKLIRDEFKKVQASIQGDAVRVTAKAKDDLQTVIQRLKQEDFPVALQFTNYR; from the coding sequence ATGGCTTCTACTTTTTCTTTTGACATTGTGAGCGACTTTGACCGCCAAGAATTAGTCAATGCTATTGATCAAGTGGTGCGAGACATCAAAAGCCGTTACGATCTCAAAGATACTCAAACCACTGTTGAGTTAGCTGAAGACAAAATTACCATTAGTACCGACAGTGATATGACTTTAGAGTCCGTACACAGTACACTGCGCGAAAAAGCTGCCAAACGCAACCTCTCTCAAAAAATCTTTGATTTTGGTAAAGTTGAATCTGCCAGTGGCAACCGTATTCGTCAAGAAATCACCCTCAAAAAAGGCATCAGTCAGGAAATTGCCAAACAAATTTCTAAATTGATTCGTGACGAATTCAAAAAGGTACAAGCCTCAATTCAAGGTGATGCGGTGCGAGTAACTGCCAAAGCTAAAGACGATTTGCAAACTGTGATCCAGCGTCTCAAGCAAGAAGACTTTCCTGTGGCTTTGCAATTTACAAACTATCGTTAG
- a CDS encoding FGGY-family carbohydrate kinase: MTLYLGIDFGTSGARGMVIDDEGKIISQMRHPWEMATDADWATCWEKALLRLLAAIPGALGKQIEAIAINGTSSTILLTDATGQPVDAPLLYNDGRGSTVLKDLIHIAPPHHTVLTATSSLAKLLWMQQLPSFTQARYLLHQADWLAFLLHGQLGISDYHNALKLGYDVENFQYPQWLEKLQIPIQLPQVLAPGTPIGELRPEIASKFGLRRDCLVCAGTTDSIAAFLASGAKLPGEAVTSLGSTLVLKLLSRTRVEDARYGIYSHRLGDLWLTGGASNTGGAVLKTFFTDEELVSLSRNIDVSKPSQLDYYPLLKSGDRFPINDPQLLPRLEPRPDNPGEFLHGLLESMARIETRGYELLQNLGADQLTHVYTAGGGAANSAWMSIRGRCLKIPVTASTNIEAAYGTALLAMQKSATSKSH; this comes from the coding sequence ATGACTTTGTACTTAGGTATTGACTTTGGGACTTCTGGCGCAAGGGGTATGGTGATTGATGATGAAGGGAAGATTATTTCCCAGATGCGTCATCCTTGGGAAATGGCGACTGATGCTGATTGGGCAACTTGTTGGGAAAAAGCTTTATTGAGGCTATTAGCCGCAATTCCAGGGGCATTGGGGAAGCAAATTGAAGCGATAGCTATCAACGGTACTTCTTCCACAATCTTGCTCACAGATGCCACTGGTCAGCCGGTAGATGCGCCATTGTTGTACAACGATGGACGAGGATCAACTGTGTTAAAGGATTTAATCCACATTGCACCACCCCACCACACCGTATTGACTGCAACTTCCAGTCTGGCTAAACTTTTGTGGATGCAGCAATTACCTTCTTTTACCCAAGCTAGATATTTACTACATCAAGCCGATTGGCTGGCTTTTTTGCTGCATGGACAACTAGGAATAAGCGATTATCATAACGCTTTGAAGCTAGGTTATGACGTAGAAAATTTCCAATATCCACAATGGCTAGAAAAATTACAAATTCCGATTCAGTTACCGCAGGTTTTAGCACCTGGTACACCCATTGGCGAATTACGTCCAGAAATTGCCTCTAAATTCGGTTTAAGGCGTGATTGTTTGGTGTGTGCAGGTACAACTGATAGCATTGCGGCTTTTCTGGCTAGTGGGGCAAAATTACCGGGGGAAGCCGTAACGTCTTTAGGTTCAACTTTGGTACTCAAACTTTTGAGTCGTACCCGTGTCGAAGATGCGCGATATGGAATTTACAGCCATCGTTTAGGAGATTTGTGGCTGACAGGGGGTGCTTCTAATACAGGTGGTGCAGTGTTAAAAACTTTTTTCACTGATGAGGAATTAGTTAGCTTAAGTCGGAATATTGATGTATCAAAACCGAGTCAATTAGATTATTATCCGTTGTTGAAGTCAGGCGATCGCTTTCCCATTAATGATCCCCAACTACTTCCCAGACTAGAACCTCGTCCAGACAATCCTGGAGAGTTTTTACATGGCTTGTTAGAAAGCATGGCGCGAATAGAAACCCGTGGTTATGAATTATTACAAAATTTAGGAGCAGACCAATTAACTCACGTTTATACTGCGGGTGGTGGTGCGGCCAATTCTGCTTGGATGAGTATTAGAGGCAGATGTTTAAAAATTCCTGTTACTGCTTCTACAAATATAGAAGCCGCTTATGGAACTGCACTTTTAGCCATGCAGAAATCAGCAACTTCTAAATCACATTAA
- a CDS encoding glutathione S-transferase family protein codes for MLKLYGGAFSRASIIKWYLEELEVPYEFVMLDMQAGEHLQPEYLAINPVGKVPAIVDGDFKLWESGAILLYLAEKYGKTAFSAEERAIFSQWVLFANSTLATGIFIEANREKEMPRLLTPLNEIFGQQPFVLGDEFTVADVAVGSMLGYIPIMLKVDLSAYPAVLNYIKQISERPAFQKSIGAGRG; via the coding sequence ATGTTGAAACTTTACGGTGGTGCTTTTAGTCGTGCATCAATCATTAAGTGGTATTTAGAGGAACTGGAAGTTCCTTATGAATTTGTGATGCTGGATATGCAGGCTGGTGAACATCTACAGCCTGAATACTTAGCAATTAATCCCGTAGGTAAAGTCCCAGCAATTGTTGATGGCGATTTTAAACTGTGGGAATCTGGGGCAATTTTGTTGTATCTTGCTGAAAAATATGGAAAAACTGCATTTTCAGCAGAGGAACGCGCCATATTTTCCCAGTGGGTATTATTTGCCAATTCCACCTTGGCTACAGGTATTTTTATCGAAGCCAATCGAGAAAAGGAAATGCCCCGCTTATTGACTCCCCTGAATGAAATTTTTGGACAGCAACCTTTTGTGCTGGGTGATGAATTCACTGTCGCCGATGTGGCTGTGGGATCTATGCTCGGTTATATTCCCATCATGCTAAAGGTAGACTTGAGCGCCTACCCAGCCGTTTTGAACTATATTAAACAAATTTCTGAACGTCCGGCGTTTCAAAAAAGTATCGGGGCAGGACGCGGTTAG
- the ebsA gene encoding type IV pilus biogenesis protein EbsA, producing the protein MSSIDQLQPVTPQQATVYLPYIQGSKRTFLPYAISLYQKGVLEGHRKIEGSDNVPFVATWNVATLPSDLTRCRIQFDGNAELSYEVMMASFEFINFLIELMENYKRHRISDFSQTFYRKLLRVEE; encoded by the coding sequence ATGTCGTCTATTGACCAACTCCAGCCTGTAACTCCGCAACAAGCTACTGTTTATTTACCTTATATTCAGGGGAGCAAGCGCACTTTCTTGCCCTATGCCATCAGCCTTTATCAAAAAGGTGTTTTAGAGGGACACCGCAAAATAGAAGGGAGTGATAATGTTCCCTTCGTTGCTACCTGGAATGTTGCTACCCTACCCTCAGACTTAACCCGTTGCCGAATCCAGTTTGATGGCAATGCTGAATTAAGTTATGAAGTCATGATGGCAAGTTTTGAGTTTATTAATTTTTTAATTGAACTGATGGAAAACTATAAGCGCCACCGCATTAGTGATTTTTCCCAAACTTTTTACCGCAAGCTACTGCGGGTAGAAGAATAA
- a CDS encoding glycosyltransferase family 2 protein → MPANSWPEEDSYNLSSDPLNPLLSDLSAEEESAVEPDAVYLPSSQFPGRRPKAALVLTIVWSGTIALHLVSWGSIFILGLTTVLGIHALGIIFARPRYHNKEIQGDLPSVSVLIAAKNEEAVIARLVKNLCSLEYPNGEYEIWIIDDNSTDNTPQLLAELTQEYKQLKVFRRSPQSRGGKSGALNQVLPMTRGDIIAVFDADAQVNPDLLLQVVPLFQKEQVGAVQVRKAIANAKENFWTKGQMAEMAVDIWFQQQRTAIGGLGELRGNGQFVRRQALVSCGGWNEETITDDLDLTIRLNLDNWDIECLFYPPVQEEGVTTAIALWHQRNRWAEGGYQRYLDYWNLILKNRMGTRKTWDLLIFLLIMYILPTAAVPDLLMAIIRHRPPMFSSVTGLSVTMSVVGMFAGLKRIRQDQELNISTYFLFLLQTLRGSIYMLHWLVVMSSTTARMSVRPKRLKWVKTVHTGVAKQ, encoded by the coding sequence ATGCCAGCGAATTCCTGGCCCGAAGAGGACTCTTACAATTTAAGCTCTGATCCCCTTAATCCCCTATTGTCCGACCTATCGGCAGAAGAGGAGTCAGCGGTAGAGCCAGATGCCGTGTATTTACCATCATCTCAGTTTCCAGGACGTAGACCCAAAGCCGCTCTAGTTTTGACTATCGTCTGGAGTGGCACGATCGCTTTGCATTTAGTTTCCTGGGGTTCCATATTTATACTAGGACTGACGACTGTCTTAGGCATTCATGCCTTGGGTATTATCTTTGCTAGACCCCGTTACCACAATAAAGAAATACAAGGAGATTTACCTTCTGTATCTGTTTTGATAGCAGCAAAAAATGAGGAAGCTGTTATTGCTAGATTAGTCAAGAATCTATGTAGTCTAGAATACCCTAATGGGGAATATGAAATCTGGATTATTGATGATAATAGCACTGACAACACGCCGCAGTTACTAGCAGAACTAACGCAGGAATACAAACAACTTAAGGTTTTCAGGCGTTCTCCCCAATCTCGTGGAGGTAAGTCGGGAGCTTTAAATCAAGTGTTACCGATGACAAGAGGAGACATCATTGCCGTATTTGATGCAGATGCTCAAGTAAATCCAGATTTACTGCTACAAGTAGTGCCTTTATTTCAAAAAGAACAGGTGGGGGCGGTGCAAGTGCGAAAAGCGATCGCCAACGCTAAGGAAAATTTTTGGACTAAAGGACAAATGGCAGAAATGGCAGTTGATATCTGGTTCCAACAACAACGGACTGCTATTGGTGGACTAGGTGAACTGCGGGGAAATGGTCAATTTGTCCGTCGTCAAGCCTTGGTCAGCTGCGGTGGCTGGAATGAAGAAACTATCACCGATGATTTGGATTTAACAATCCGCCTGAATCTCGATAACTGGGATATTGAATGCTTATTCTATCCCCCAGTGCAAGAAGAGGGTGTGACAACTGCGATCGCTCTTTGGCATCAGCGCAATCGTTGGGCAGAAGGCGGCTATCAACGTTATTTAGATTACTGGAATCTCATCCTCAAAAACCGCATGGGTACGCGGAAAACCTGGGATTTACTGATTTTTCTGCTGATTATGTATATCTTGCCGACAGCAGCAGTCCCAGATTTATTAATGGCGATTATTCGTCATCGTCCACCCATGTTCAGTTCTGTTACTGGCTTGTCTGTCACGATGTCGGTAGTAGGAATGTTTGCCGGCTTAAAGCGGATACGTCAAGATCAAGAATTGAATATCTCTACTTATTTTCTGTTCCTACTCCAAACTCTGCGTGGCAGTATTTATATGCTGCACTGGTTGGTAGTAATGAGTAGTACTACTGCTCGGATGTCAGTTCGTCCAAAACGCCTAAAATGGGTAAAAACCGTACATACAGGCGTTGCCAAGCAATGA
- the psaM gene encoding photosystem I reaction center subunit XII, with amino-acid sequence MPISDTQVYIALAVALIPGILAWRLATELYK; translated from the coding sequence ATGCCTATATCTGATACTCAAGTGTATATCGCTCTAGCTGTGGCTCTAATTCCAGGCATTCTAGCTTGGCGTTTAGCTACTGAACTTTACAAATAA